GACTGGGTATGCCCTATGACCGCTCCATCGACCAAAGGCCTACTTACCACTCTTCGTCCGGTTATCCAGCCGACAAAGCATTTGGCAGTTTTCGATGGTTGTCTTTCCACCCTTACTCCAAGGGATGATGTGATCTGCCTCCATTTCGCCAATCGCATAATTCTTTTCACATGCAGGGCAAACGCCCTTTTGGCGCTCATAGTTAACCATCTGAACGATTTGCTTTGCGGCCTTGTTTGGGTTTTTGGGTTTTTGGGTTTTATTGGCAAAATTTTCAACATCCTACAAGGTTTAGCTCTTGGAACAGCCTCGCAGACTAAGCGCAATCGCCAAATTGAACGGCCACGCTTACACGCGTCTCACCCCATCCACTCACGCGTCCTTTCTCTTGAATGTCCAGGTCATCATGCAAGGAGCAGAGGGATGTCGTTTGTCAAAGCTCAGCCCAACAGACTGCCCTCCAAACCGAGCAATCGGGTGGTCAGGTGTAGGAGGCACATCGATCCTTACGCTATCGGAGTAGGCAGTTGTCTGTAGGGGCCTGCCGCGCTGGCCGTTCTGAATAGGGGCCAGGGTCTGAAAGTACGTCTGAAGCACGCTTTCACACTTTCCCATCGCAAAGCCAGTCATTTCAACCATTTCCCCGCGCTCATTTTCCTTGTAGCTGAAGGAGTCAAACCACTCACCAAGCCGCAGCCGCTTATCCACCACCCATAACCCAGGACCAACTTTTGTGACAACCGATTCACCATAGGTACGCTTAAGTGTTTCGACGGTGATGGGTGTTTCTGCGTAGACCAAAAGCGGGCCATCTGCTGGTGAAGGCTGCGCCAACACAGAGCGGCAAAGCGCGGCGGAGAGCAAGGCACACAAAAATAAGCTGCGATTAATGACTGATGGCAAAACAGGCTCCAGACGGGCAAAAATTTGGTTTCCGTAGGGTTCCACAAATAGTGTCAGTGGCTACCCAATGAAATCAAGGGCTTAGACAACAACTGCAGACGCCTTTGGAGGAGGCGATTCGAGAATTAACGTCAAGATCCTACAAGTGTCAACACTTAGCGACAGATGATACGGAAAACCGTATGGTACGGAAAAACATAGCATCGATTTCCGAAATCTCAAGCAAAATCAAGCACTTATGCGTTTGTCACTTGCATGGAAGGCTCAGAACGAGCCCCTCTGGGCTGTCTTCATATATGAATCTATCAATAACTCCAGAAAGGCACGGACAAGAAATCACCTGTTTTGTCACTATTTATTGAACCCTAAAAGTTGGAAAGTAGCATCAACTTTAGTTGTGTGAGCGAAAACCACCGCCCTAACCTTTCGTCGGATCCATCTGTCTTGTACGATAATGTCTATTATCGTACAATGATTTATACTGTCAAATAGCCCAATCTGGCGTGTCGATCGTTCATAAAACCGCATGGAGACTGGCTTTGGCACAAAACAGCGACGTCATATTCAAAGCCCAGACATACACAAGGGCCGACTTCACCGCCTTGCGCGCATGGGTTCAGCGCATTCCAATTGAACGCATCGAGAGGATTTACTACACCGATGACGCACCGCAAATACGTTTCGGACTCGAGAAATTCCTGACACGCATGAGGCATGACCTCATAGAACGCGCCATCGTCTGTAATCCATTTCTCGCGGAAGGACTTGCGCGCGCGCGAACCGGCGGCGCTATCACCGTAGGAATCCTAGACACGCTAGTCAAAGCGGCAGACGCAAGACCCAGCCGCCCAGTGCCAAGCGATCGAGTCGCTCAATGGTTCCGCCCCGGCACCGCAAAGGTCCTGCTCGGGGAGAGCCTTCGAACACTCGCAGACTTGAAGCTATTCATAGAGCAACGAGGCCCAACCTGGTGGCGCCCCGTTCCTAGAATTGGCGAGCAGCGCGCACGAGTCATCGAACGATGGCTAAACAAGAACGAAGACACAGCCATCGCCCCTCACACGCAGCTGACAATCGCTGAAGATGACATCCACCAAAGTCACAAAAGTGAGCTCACAACAAGCCCCCTCCCCCTTGAGCGAATCGCCACCCTGCCCTCCAATCTGGACGGACATGATGGACGCAATCGGGCGAACGCGTTTTGCTTCATTCGTGCCAGAAATGACCTAGAGGCTGTCCACGCATATCTCGGGAAATTCCGCCACCAAGCCCACACATTCAGAGCCTACCAACGAGAACTCGAACGGCTCGTTCTTTGGTGTGTATTAGTCAGGAAAACCGCCCTCTCCTCAATGCTCGTCGACGACTGCGAAGCCTACAAGGACTTCATCGCCAACCCAGACCCAGCACTTGTCGGGCCGCGCCAGGGGCGCTTCACCGCTCGCTGGAAGCCCTTTGCAGGCCAACTTTCCCCCAATTCCCAAAAGCAAGCCATACAGATTATTCGAACAGCTTTCGTCTGGCTTGTGAACGTCCGCTACTTGGGCGGCAATCCTTGGATAGCCGTTCGTGACCCATCCACAGAACAAGCACTACTCCCGATGCAAATCGACAGGGCCCTCCCCTCCTCCCTATGGGAAAAGACAATTGCTCATCTGAACGATTTATGCGCGGATCAATTTGCCAGCCAGCTGCGAACCGCCAGGGCGGCGATTCTTTTAATGGGTGAATCCGGCCTTCGTCGAAGTGAAGCAGCGAGAGCCTTGTCCAGCAAACTTCGACCGACCGATAACCCTGAGCTTTGGAGACTGGATGTGCTCGGAAAACGAAGCAAATGGCGAATGGTCCCAGTTAGCTTGCGGACATATGAAGCAATACAAGCGCACTGGGATGATCTAGACAACCATGGACTCCCCTCCCCCGCGAGTACGCCCGAATCAAGCTCACCCATTCTTCGTCCGCTTCGAATCCCAAGAACACCAATAGCCCAAGAGAGACATAAAGACGGATCTATTGGGTACAGCATTGGCGGCCTTGCCACACTTGTGGTTTCGACCCTTGGAAAAATCGCAGACTCGGGTCACTTCTCGCCCCAAGAAATCATCAAGCTGAAACAAACAAGCGCCCATGCTTTTAGACACACTTTTGGGACGACGACCATCGCCCAGGGGCTTCCTCACGACGTACTTCAAAAAATTCTTGGGCACGTCAGTTTGGCCACCACATCCATTTATGTACAAGCGGAACAGAAGAGAATTTTGGACGAGTCCTCCAAAGTATTTGAAGCTCGCTAATGCCCATGGAATGGCGGATAAAGAGCTGAACACCCCTCCCTTCCCCCTCTTGGACATACCAGCGCGCAAGAACTGCCGCACCTGAGATATAAGCAATTGGCGACCTAGCA
This region of Limnohabitans curvus genomic DNA includes:
- a CDS encoding HNH endonuclease translates to MVNYERQKGVCPACEKNYAIGEMEADHIIPWSKGGKTTIENCQMLCRLDNRTKSGK
- a CDS encoding phage integrase family protein, with the protein product MAQNSDVIFKAQTYTRADFTALRAWVQRIPIERIERIYYTDDAPQIRFGLEKFLTRMRHDLIERAIVCNPFLAEGLARARTGGAITVGILDTLVKAADARPSRPVPSDRVAQWFRPGTAKVLLGESLRTLADLKLFIEQRGPTWWRPVPRIGEQRARVIERWLNKNEDTAIAPHTQLTIAEDDIHQSHKSELTTSPLPLERIATLPSNLDGHDGRNRANAFCFIRARNDLEAVHAYLGKFRHQAHTFRAYQRELERLVLWCVLVRKTALSSMLVDDCEAYKDFIANPDPALVGPRQGRFTARWKPFAGQLSPNSQKQAIQIIRTAFVWLVNVRYLGGNPWIAVRDPSTEQALLPMQIDRALPSSLWEKTIAHLNDLCADQFASQLRTARAAILLMGESGLRRSEAARALSSKLRPTDNPELWRLDVLGKRSKWRMVPVSLRTYEAIQAHWDDLDNHGLPSPASTPESSSPILRPLRIPRTPIAQERHKDGSIGYSIGGLATLVVSTLGKIADSGHFSPQEIIKLKQTSAHAFRHTFGTTTIAQGLPHDVLQKILGHVSLATTSIYVQAEQKRILDESSKVFEAR